The nucleotide window CGCTTATGACGACTTTGACCGTAACCTCAAGGCACTGGTAGACGGTGGCGAAGCGCCGGCTGCCAGCGGCGAGCCGGCCGAGATTCTGGCCACGATCCAGCAGAACTGGAATGCCAACTTCCGGCCCAACCCCAAGCAACCCACCATCGAAAGCATTCTCAAGCAGCAAGCCACGCTGGTGGCGCTGACCAAGAACGTGAACACGATTAACCGTAACGATGCGCGCCTGCTGGAACTGTCGCAGCAGCTCGTCTCCTTGCTCACCGAATCGCGCGCCGGCTCGCGTGAGGTGGAACTCGCCAACCAGCAGGTGATGCTGTCGCAGCGTATGGCCAAGAACGCCAACGCCATGCTGGCCGGTGAAGTGATCAACCCCGAAGTGGTGTTCCTGCTGGGCAAAGACACCAGCACCTTCCGCGACACCATGCAGGGCATGATCGACGGCAACGCCGAATTGCGCATCGCCGCGACCAGCAACCCCGAAGTGAAGGAAAAGCTGATTGAAATCCGCGACATGTTCAAGGATTTCGAAACCGTGGTGAGCACCTTCTCCAGCAACATGCAGAACCTCGACGCCACCCGCAAGGCCAACCAGACCACCTTCCGCGAAAGCGAAAAGCTGCTGCAGGATGCCAAGAAGCTGACCGAAGCCTTCGAGCGCCAGGCAGGCAGTGCCATCTCGCTGGTTCTGGCGATCATCTTTGCGGTTGTGGCCATCGCCGGCCTTTACGGTCTGATCCGCGTTTACAACTCGGAAGCCCAGCGTCGCCGGCTTGAAATCGAAGCGGAAAACAAGCGGAACCAGGAAGCCATTCTGCGACTGCTGAACGAAATGTCCGACCTCGCCGACGGTGACTTGACCGTACGTGCGTCGGTGACCGAAGACCTGACCGGCGCTATCGCCGACTCGATGAACTACACCATCGACGAGCTGCGCAGCCTGATTATCGGTATTAACCGCGCGACCGATCAGGTGACGGCCGCCTCCCAGCAAGCCCAGGCAATTTCGAGCGAACTGCTGCAAGCCGCACAGCGCCAGTCCGAAGAAATCGTGGAGACCAACGAGGCCGTGCAATCGATTGCCCGCTCGATTACCGATGTGTCCGGTAACGCCACCGAATCCGCCCGTGTGGCCCGCCAGTCGCTGGAAGCCGCGACCAAGGGTGCCGACGCGGTACAGAACCAGATCAAGGGCATGAACGAAATCCGCGAGCAGATCCAGGAGACCGCCAAGCGAATCAAGCGTCTGGGTGAAAGCTCGCAGGAGATCGGTGAAATCGTGGAACTGATTTCCGACATTACCGAACAGACCAACGTGCTGGCCCTGAACGCCGCCATTCAGGCCGCATCGGCCGGTGAAGCCGGTCGCGGCTTCACGGTGGTTGCCGAAGAAGTGCAGCGCCTCGCTGAACGCTCCGGTGAAGCCACCAAGCAGATCGGCGCGATTGTGAAAACCATTCAGGCCGATACCCACGACGCCGTAGCCGCTATGGAACTGTCCACCCAGGGTGTGGTGGAAGGGGCCAAGCTGTCCGATGCCGCCGGTCAGGCGCTGAACGAGATCGGTCAGGTGTCGAACGAACTGGCCGACCTGATTGATACGATTGCCAAGGCCACCACGTCGCAGCAGGAACTGGCTGACAAAGTGTCCGCCTCCATGCAGGACATTCTCCACATTACCGAACAGACCACGGCAGGTACCAAGCAGACCGCCGTGCAGATTGGTCAGCTCACGGGTCTGGCCGCAGAACTGAAGGGCTCGGTTGCAGGCTTCAAACTCTGACCGATAACAGGGCGCCAGCGGTCCAAGCCGCGGCGCCTGCTCTGCCCATCAGCCACCAAGCGGGACCAAAATAACGATGAGCGCGCACACCGAATTCGATCTGGGATCGCTGATCTGGGTCAAGGGCGAGATCGACCTTGCCCTGGAAAAAGCCCGCCAGAATCTGAACCGCTACGCAGCAGCCACTGATGCTGCCGAACTGAAATTTGCCCAGACCCACCTGCATCAGGTGCGCGGCGCCGTTGAAATGGTCGGCCTGTCGGGCGCCAGCCGCTTCGCCGAGGAGCTCGAAGTTGCCATCGGCAGCATCGAACGTGGGGAGGCCCAGGAAGGCCTGCGCGCGGCAGTTGTCGACGCCATGCAGAACCTGGCGCAATACCTTGAAGGCCTGGTCAACGGTGCGCCCGATCTGCCGCTCAAGTTGCTGCCGATCTATCAGCAGGTACGCCTGCTGCGCGGCGAAACCGTTTCCAGCGGGGCAGACCTGTTCTTCCCCTCGCTATCGTCCGATCTGCCTGCCACCCTCACCAGCCACAAGCTCGACGCTGACGCCCTGCCCGGCTATCTCAAGAATGCCCGCAGCCGCTTCGAGGCCGGCTTTCTGCGCTGGATCAAGGGCGATCGCCACGACGGTGCCGTCTGGATGGTGCAAGCGCTGTTCGGCGTGGCCAAAACCCAATCCAGCGGTCTGCAACGCGGCTTCTGGTGGGCTGCGGCGGCACTTGCCGAAGGCAGTGTGGATAACCGTGCCAAGCTGGATATCGATCTCAAGCAACTGTTCCTGCGCCTGAACCAGCAACTGCGTCGTCTCAGCGAGAATGGCGGCAAGGTTGCCGAGCGCCTGTTCCGCGATGTGCTTTATGCCATCGCCCATATGGATACCAAGAGCCGCCAGTGTGCCGCCGTGCGCGAAGCATTCGGCCTTGCCGAGCTGCTGCCTGCGGGTGCGCTGGAAGACGACGCCCAGCAGCTCGCTGCCATGCAGGTCGCTCGCGAGCTCAAGGAAGTGGTGCTGCACGCCAAGGATAACTGGGCTCGCATCGGCGGCGGCAGTGCCGATCGCCTGCCCGCATTCCGCCAGCAGCTCACCGATGTATTGCAGCGTGGTGCAAGCCTGAATATCGACGGCTTCGTGGCGCTCGCCGATACCTTGCTGGCCGTCCTCGCGGATGCCAAGACTGCGCCCGATGAATCGATGGCGCTTGAAGTGGCCACGACGCTCCTGCTGCTGGAAAACGCGCTCGTCGTGTTCCCCGAGTACTCCAGCGACTTCCCCGCGCAATCGGCTGCCATGCAAACCCGCCTGCGCGAAGGCGAAGCCGCAGCGCCGGACGTTACCCTCGACGACGTCTCGCGCCGCGCTCAGGAACGCCTGCTGATGGCGCAGGTTGCCCAGGAAATCCAGGCCAACCTGACGCAGATCGAACAGACCCTCGACGATTTCTTCCGCGATGCCAGCACCCGCGGTGAACTGGCCAGCACGGACGCCACGATCCGGCAGATCCGGGGTGCGCTGACCATTCTTGATGAGCGCGATGCGCAGACCATTCTGGATGCCTGCGCCGAGATCGTGAAACGCAATCAGGCAGACGACTACACCGCACCTGCTGATGAGCTGGAATTCCTCGCCGAGGCGTTCTCCAGCCTGGGGTTCTACATCGACGCGCTCAAGCGCGAAGAGGCCGATCGCCACAAGCTGATCGCCAGTGTGCTGCAGCGTGTCCGTGGCGATGCCCCAGCCGAGCCGGTTATGGCAGAACCCACCGAGGCCGAGCAGATTGCCGTCGAGTTTGCGACAGGCCCCGAGGCCGAACGCGACACACCGGTCGCCAGCGCGGAGCCTGCGCCCGCACCGGCACCCGCGCCTGCCGCCCCCACCCCGGTCAGCGAAGCGGCTGTGGATGCCGAGCTGCTCGAGGTGTATCTGGAGGAGGCGGTCGAGGTTCTCGACAACGTCAACAGCCACCTGGGCACCCTGCAGGAACAGCCGGGTGACAAGGATGCGCTCACTGTCATTCGTCGCGGCTTCCATACCCTCAAGGGTAGTGGTCGCATGGTGGGCCTGAACCAGCTCGGCGAAGTCGCCTGGGCGGTCGAGCAGGTCATGAACAAATGGCTGCAGGAAGAGCGCCGCGCCACCCCGAGCCTGTTGCAACTGGTCGGCATGTCGACCGAGCGTTTTGGTGTCTGGGTCGACGAACTCAAGCAGCAAGGCACGGCCCTGGTTGA belongs to Chitinimonas sp. BJYL2 and includes:
- a CDS encoding methyl-accepting chemotaxis protein, with translation MALMDNMKSLNKGKPSGPAPKAGSGLGSKLAGLFGKGKKPAAAEKTDKAYDPLRTVSILDRIRPQAESGMVSPLPLIGHLPIRRQIELCIWTMGIAGLLLVATVILMVRSSGHDVIYRATSTEMQMLSQRIARAAAQAVQGNAEAFPLLKGAYDDFDRNLKALVDGGEAPAASGEPAEILATIQQNWNANFRPNPKQPTIESILKQQATLVALTKNVNTINRNDARLLELSQQLVSLLTESRAGSREVELANQQVMLSQRMAKNANAMLAGEVINPEVVFLLGKDTSTFRDTMQGMIDGNAELRIAATSNPEVKEKLIEIRDMFKDFETVVSTFSSNMQNLDATRKANQTTFRESEKLLQDAKKLTEAFERQAGSAISLVLAIIFAVVAIAGLYGLIRVYNSEAQRRRLEIEAENKRNQEAILRLLNEMSDLADGDLTVRASVTEDLTGAIADSMNYTIDELRSLIIGINRATDQVTAASQQAQAISSELLQAAQRQSEEIVETNEAVQSIARSITDVSGNATESARVARQSLEAATKGADAVQNQIKGMNEIREQIQETAKRIKRLGESSQEIGEIVELISDITEQTNVLALNAAIQAASAGEAGRGFTVVAEEVQRLAERSGEATKQIGAIVKTIQADTHDAVAAMELSTQGVVEGAKLSDAAGQALNEIGQVSNELADLIDTIAKATTSQQELADKVSASMQDILHITEQTTAGTKQTAVQIGQLTGLAAELKGSVAGFKL